The genomic segment TCTTCTATGTCTGTAAAATAAGTTAGTTCGCCATATTTTTCTCCAAATGCGCGGGCTTTTTCTTCTGTTCTTGAATAAACAGCCGTAAGTGTCCACTCTCCTGAATTTAAAGCACCTTCGATAAAAGCATCTGTAATCCAATTTGTTCCCATGATTCCAAGTTTCATTAGCCAACAACTCCTTTTATTTTACTTTAAGTATACCTTAAAATAAGTAAAAAAGCGTACTAATTGTTTGAAACAGAGGGGCCACTAATTCTCGTAGTGTAGATTATTTCGTTTTCTGCTTTGCCGCCTTCTAAAAGCTCCACTAATTTGTCGGCTGCGACTGCTCCCCATTTATATTTGGAATATTCTATCGTTGCAAGGCGTGGCACTAGATATTCGCTAATGTCAGTGTTATCAAAACCAATAATTCGGACGTCTTTGCCAATTTCTAATTCGGTTTTCGCAAAATAACGATACATTCCTATAGCCATATTGTCATTTAATGCAAATACCGATACAGGCGCTTTCCAGTTTTTGGCGATTATAGCTGCTGCGTTTTCGCCACTTTCTTCGGAAAAATCTCCTTCAATGATATGTGCAGTTTTATCCCCAGAACGAGCTAATTCTTGCTTGGCTGTTTCTAGTCTAACTCTAGCATCATAGGAATCTTCAGGACCTGTAACAACATAAAAATCACCTGTAAAATTAGTAGATAAATAATCAATGGCAAGAGTTGCCCCACCCTTATTATCTAGCAAAACTTGACAGACATTTTCATGCGTCAATTCACGATCAAGTACGACGATTTTATGACCACGACCCGCATAGTTAATGATTTCCTCCGATGGGAAATTGGCATCTAAAATAATCGCTCCATCAATCATTTTCTCTGGTAAAAAGCGGTGTGTCTTCGTGCCACTGCATGCAATGAGTTCATATCCATGTTTATAAAGCGTTTGCGTTAAACCTTCGAGTAATGTCCCGTAAAATATCCCGCCATAGTTCGTTAAGTAGACACCGATTATTTTCGTTTCTCTTGTTTTTAACGTTCGCGCTGCCATATTGGGAATATAATTCAATTCATTTGCGATGGTCATAATTCGTTTTCGCGTTTTTTCGGTCACTTTTGGGCTGCCATTAAGTGCATAGGATACTGTTGATATGGAAACCCCTGCCTTTTTCGCGATATCTTTAATTCCTACCACGTGAATCGCATCCTTTTCTGTTTTCTTTTATTATACACAAAACAACCTTAGAGACGGTTATTTTTTTGAAATTTAATTGTAATTTGTGAACATTTTGACGTTAAGTTCTTTTTAGGTAAAATGATTGCTCCAGTTCGGTATGGATTCGCTTCATTTTCTAACGGTTGTTTTTCGCCGTCTACTAAAATCCCTGCATCGTCTGAAAGTTCAAATGTAATATCTAGCGGATAATTATCTAGCTCTATGTGACACTCCAAACCATCTAATTCCGCTGGTAAAATTGGGTCAAAAATAAACGCGTCTTCGGTTTGACGAATACCGAGCACCGAACTAATTAATTGGTGCAAATAGATTCCGGGGCCGCTTGAATAAATACGCCAACCACCTTTTACCGGGATACTACCTTCTTTTACGCGTGAAAACTCATTTTGCGCCTGATAGCGATCTAAAAAAGCTGCATCAGAACTACTGAAATAAGTATTACTTTGGCGCAATGTTGCATTTGGCACAACTTCTTTAATATTGATTGGGTTAATAACTTCCAACATGTGCCATGCGTTGGTATCACCTATTTTAGCTAGTGATTCGATATAACGAATATGCGCATGAACATATTGTAAACCGACTTCTCTGCCAAAATTTGCCGCTTGTTCGGCGCGTTTAAAATGGGTGCTTACCCCACCAGCATAATGCGCTGGTTCACTCATTAATCTGACACCATCAGGATGGAGTAAATGTGTGTCGATAATATCAAAATTCCGCTGTGCTTGCTCTTTGCTAACTAGTTCAGCGATGACACTTCTAGTTAGTGGAATTAAGCGATATTTAATATTCGTATCTTTGTCTTCTGGATGAATCATCCATACCGGTGCTTTTCCTTCTTCTAAATAAAGGAAGCCAGGGATGACATCTGTTTTACCAATCATATATTGTTCGAAATCTGTTTGTACTCTAGTCGCTAGTGTGGCAAATTTGTCTCCTGTTGGTAAATATTCCGCTAGACGTTTAAACGCTTGATAAGTTAACGCCACAGTCCAACTGGAAACCATATTTTTCTTAAGCTGTGTATTGGCTGGTTGAAGCGTGTCATCCCAGTCACCATCCCCATAATTTGACAGTGCTGTTCCTTTCATAAAGCGTGATTCGATTGTCTTCACGGTTAATTCAATATGCTCCATCAGCGTGCTTGTCTCATTAGTGAAGTTTTTCGATGTGCGGTCCACGAAAGGAATTTCCTCTTCTAAAATTCCAGTATCACCCGTCATTTCCAAATAATCACCAATAATCTTCAGCGGCCAAACTATCACATCGCCGTGGCTTTCTTCTTGTTGGATTGTAGTATATTTATCGAACATAAACCACTGAGGCCAGTCGCCAGTGTCCCTATATTGATGTGAATAAATCGTTAAAATCAGCTTGCGTAAAACAGCTTTATTCCCCGTCGCAAGGAAAAATTCGAATGGACCTTGGCTGACATCTCGAGTGCCCCAAGCAGCGCCACTATATTGTTCCAAACCATGCGGAGAGGCATAGTGGACTAACATTTGGTGCGCATACCAATATACAGTTAAATTTAATTTTTCCGCTGCCATACTCGGATGATTCAAATGAAACTGTGCCGTTAATTCATCATAATTGGCACGAATCTCTTTAATTGCCACTTCTAAATCCGGCTGAATTTCAGCAAATTCTTCTGTAAATTTAGCTTGAACATGGAAAGTTGCATGATTTGCTGCTTCAAACACAAAGACATCTAGTCCCGCTGTCCCAACAAATTCTTCTGCAAAACAACTTTCATCTGTTACCGTTTCGTAGCTTCCATCAACACGGAAACGAAGCGCAGGATAAGTGGCTAAAATCGGTGAATCATCGGCTGGATAATAAGTAACGACATTATTCTCGATAGCCTTTTTCACAGTTGTGTCATATTCATTCGTGCCCATAGTGACTTGATTCGTTAAAATAAGTTTATATGCTCGTCCCTGTTCTGATTTCACAGTAACATAGGCTTCCTTACTTGCTGTTGTCAAAGTGGTTTGAACGGTAATAAGATCATCCGCTAATTGATAATACCACGTGGAGTAGTTCGTCCCAGTCTCCCAAACAGAAGGTACCCCTAGTAATCTAAGTTTTGAGTCTTGCTCTAAATAAATTCGTACTCCACTAGTTTGAAGAACATTAAGCGGATTTCGCGCATGGCTATTCCATTTATTCATATTCGTATTCCCAGCAACGAGTTGGGATAAAAATGCACCATACATATAAGTAGTCGCCGAAAGTGTCGTTTCTGGATTTAACAGATTCACTTTATCGAGCAAAATACTACCATGTGGGCGTTCAAGTTGCGCCTCTTTTTCGCGTGTTACTACATGTGCATAGTTAGGAGTGAAAAAGGATAAAATAGCATCGTCTTGCTTTTCTTCTTGAATGCGGTCTGGAAATTTCGCTTGTAACCATTCTTCTGAAACTGGTTCTCCAGTAATTGGCTTTTCGATATTTTTTTTGCGGGTTATTTTATTGACTGTTCTATAGTCCGTTTCTGCTTGTGGTGCTTTTAACTTCATTATGTTTTCGTGTTTGGCGCCAGAAGCTACTGGTTGATTTTCTGTTACATAGCCATAAAAAGTTGTTGCTCCATTACTTTGGAATTTTTCTGTTTGTAAAGTGATTTGGGCAAATTCATACTGATAGACCCGATTTGGCAAGTCTGCTTCTGTTAAAGCTGCTAATTGATTTGTTAACTTATAATTTGTTCCATATATATCAAATCCATCTGTTGCATAGCCAATAATTTTAGTCGAAGCGCCCATTTGGATGGCCGGGAATTGATTGTTTTGTGGTTGATTTTGGCGAGCTTGGATAGTAAATCCGGCCTCATCTTCTGTTACATGATAATCAATATACTGCGACATATAAGCTTCATTTGTTCTCACTGCTGCTTGTTCTGCCAGCCCTAAATCTTGTAAATAAATTAAATCAAATTCAGCTTCCCCGTCCACTTTTACATCATAAAACCAACCTTGAGGATGGAACTGCATTTGCACGTTGAAGCTAAAAGGACCCGATTCACCGTGATAACTTACACCAGTTTCACTAAAAGCAACATCCGCTTCTTCTGATAATAAAGGATAGGCTACTATGTTATTTTTTTGGTGTTCGCGTACATAAATTTGCGACAATCTATTTTCTAACGGATTTTGGATGACTTGATTTAACATGATATCATTTAATTTCATCCAAGCTAACTGCCCTTGTTGATGAAAAGCAGCAGTAAAATTCGCTTGGTTTATTTCTATTAATTTTGTCACTAGACTTCCCCCACTTCCACTTCAAAAGTATCCACATTTTCACTACTTGTTCCAACAAAAATTCGGTGTAACCCTGGTTCTTGCACTTTTTCTACTTGATTGTTATAGAAAGAAAATGCTTCACTTGTTATTTCAAAAGTTACTGTTTTTTCCTCACCTGGTTGAAGCGCTACTTTTTTAAATGCTTTTAGTTCTTTGACAGGACGCGATATGGTGGCTGTTACATCTTGTAAGTAAATTTGAATCACTTCTTTTCCTGCGATTTGGCTTTTATTTTTCAATGTCACTTTCACTTCTAATGACTCACCTAGTTGGATTTGTTTTGGCAATTCAGCTGTTTTCCACTCGAATTCACTATAGCTTTTCCCATAGCCGAATGGATAATAAGGTTCATTTGGAATATCAAGATAATGAGAAACATAACGTTCGCCTTTATTTGCTTCTGTTTGTGGTCGACCAGTTCGTAAATGATTGTAATAAACCGGAATCTGTCCTGTTGTTTGTGGAAATGACATCGACAATTTACCAGATGGGTTACTTTTACCGACTAATAAATCTGCGGTTACCCGGCCTGCTTCTGT from the Listeria seeligeri serovar 1/2b str. SLCC3954 genome contains:
- a CDS encoding LacI family DNA-binding transcriptional regulator; its protein translation is MVGIKDIAKKAGVSISTVSYALNGSPKVTEKTRKRIMTIANELNYIPNMAARTLKTRETKIIGVYLTNYGGIFYGTLLEGLTQTLYKHGYELIACSGTKTHRFLPEKMIDGAIILDANFPSEEIINYAGRGHKIVVLDRELTHENVCQVLLDNKGGATLAIDYLSTNFTGDFYVVTGPEDSYDARVRLETAKQELARSGDKTAHIIEGDFSEESGENAAAIIAKNWKAPVSVFALNDNMAIGMYRYFAKTELEIGKDVRIIGFDNTDISEYLVPRLATIEYSKYKWGAVAADKLVELLEGGKAENEIIYTTRISGPSVSNN
- a CDS encoding GH36-type glycosyl hydrolase domain-containing protein encodes the protein MTKLIEINQANFTAAFHQQGQLAWMKLNDIMLNQVIQNPLENRLSQIYVREHQKNNIVAYPLLSEEADVAFSETGVSYHGESGPFSFNVQMQFHPQGWFYDVKVDGEAEFDLIYLQDLGLAEQAAVRTNEAYMSQYIDYHVTEDEAGFTIQARQNQPQNNQFPAIQMGASTKIIGYATDGFDIYGTNYKLTNQLAALTEADLPNRVYQYEFAQITLQTEKFQSNGATTFYGYVTENQPVASGAKHENIMKLKAPQAETDYRTVNKITRKKNIEKPITGEPVSEEWLQAKFPDRIQEEKQDDAILSFFTPNYAHVVTREKEAQLERPHGSILLDKVNLLNPETTLSATTYMYGAFLSQLVAGNTNMNKWNSHARNPLNVLQTSGVRIYLEQDSKLRLLGVPSVWETGTNYSTWYYQLADDLITVQTTLTTASKEAYVTVKSEQGRAYKLILTNQVTMGTNEYDTTVKKAIENNVVTYYPADDSPILATYPALRFRVDGSYETVTDESCFAEEFVGTAGLDVFVFEAANHATFHVQAKFTEEFAEIQPDLEVAIKEIRANYDELTAQFHLNHPSMAAEKLNLTVYWYAHQMLVHYASPHGLEQYSGAAWGTRDVSQGPFEFFLATGNKAVLRKLILTIYSHQYRDTGDWPQWFMFDKYTTIQQEESHGDVIVWPLKIIGDYLEMTGDTGILEEEIPFVDRTSKNFTNETSTLMEHIELTVKTIESRFMKGTALSNYGDGDWDDTLQPANTQLKKNMVSSWTVALTYQAFKRLAEYLPTGDKFATLATRVQTDFEQYMIGKTDVIPGFLYLEEGKAPVWMIHPEDKDTNIKYRLIPLTRSVIAELVSKEQAQRNFDIIDTHLLHPDGVRLMSEPAHYAGGVSTHFKRAEQAANFGREVGLQYVHAHIRYIESLAKIGDTNAWHMLEVINPINIKEVVPNATLRQSNTYFSSSDAAFLDRYQAQNEFSRVKEGSIPVKGGWRIYSSGPGIYLHQLISSVLGIRQTEDAFIFDPILPAELDGLECHIELDNYPLDITFELSDDAGILVDGEKQPLENEANPYRTGAIILPKKNLTSKCSQITIKFQKNNRL